One genomic region from Magallana gigas chromosome 3, xbMagGiga1.1, whole genome shotgun sequence encodes:
- the LOC109617603 gene encoding uncharacterized protein: protein MAQMTKIVTLILKPEGEKKITINDSKEQMDTKRNRSSVPEMHECISSEMKTQLLSDKEQCFNTMDVMHEAVTEKQGKSCLGFPEDDLNNISEDVKIKLSQIRTNREFSCTNKCDLKREKTILPQGNGFVNFEIPDMVCEKVKTAKYTVLKKHTKDISIQIENSHDEDVKEMVKSRQEINHPDKKTFKANNYAPKSSQTGNALSGSNTVSHSKAKRSFESKTTDVKNDGDYTANKSIQNQVVNVKSNVTELDKITKREMEVLDRMKSKLTKPAKETREQDNFIVKYEPTRNQEREKLKEKINLNRDSREFAEEKHNVPANCNSHKKEISKGNSKYISNATTKSALNPEYINYSITEDEKNICNGSKKKRNPKREKTESKSNEREGQVLSTKNKRDKKISREKQTVKQPTEKMPQFKNVERHTEDRLNSLTYTMTVWPQLKEIDLLSHLVGIIVDIRFRIKSMESDSVGNATKVVIIFKSNADAQKFQSCLRESDRGLPFRCQFESDALSTTKYKSITKTYQCIEDRAVKLLEMHGDKQKNTEVKLSALGNFSQKRFIDLTVHEEREAQRKALNDKLDELKQQKIEFQLCQSEVDKQVKSYKEGNIESKDIDSVMKRFEVECSRLEQALPIYAKRTEIVDKILQSQVSIVLGETGSGKSTQITQYILDSALGSSGKIVCTQPRKVAAMSLAQRVASELNSNVGDLVGYQVGMKSKLSEHTKILYMTDHMLLNECLKDPLLINYSCVVIDEAHERSVYTDLLLGMIKKCLPQRPEFHVVVTSATIDPEIFVHYFGGPEMCPVLKVSGRMFPVEIEWMKTSYGSEIADEYEIKAIEKAAEIHGREPPGDILVFLTSQLEIEQCAKKLEILLRGMKDYWILPLHGKLQTDEQKLVFKDSPIGRRKIVLATNVAETSVTIPGIKYVVDTGAVKELSYDPRKKVSALRVVKITKSSADQRKGRAGRTSPGKCYRIYSKQDYDAMLSTSIPEIQKIHLGHAILKLLQLDVDPLEFDFVQAPERISMENAFEHLSKLGAIEDGKISQLGKWIAKLPFEPALGVLVHDSVNCNVGLEGIIVAASCTVSGCLFYRGGTQKQKETSDKLKVPFCHKLGDHFTNLCVYKEWHAVQEKQKGKWCKNNSVNGKAMRSIHDCAGEILYVLRKDLNLSIKFEFTTSSNFERILQRLLFRSFQNNLCRYLGHEKAGYYFIDKNQQVIMHPSSAFQSLASFPEWVIVERVMQTSRDFALNITAVADEDVEEALIEGSLDFDIEDVESRRVAHVLTEYVGVHGHREFVGPRYSKVKAMQENLSVQCKDSVFVIDADRDKGKISIFAPVSSTEISTYTLKTAIDPIKERLKTETFEIPVLPDFHNIRISIGAGGQTKELLYQDEYSNVFIFGDADAFGSNNEMIKWFERFGRIQSFIKKSPNNTNPRYLGQIIYENAENALAAVNATKRNQYVSAKPPKGMGRSEEADLLKARLTWCRRKCSGIGFVEIHNQHKMDEIIRSSTFSKLSVGGKRVKITRSRNKRNPDKKNEVFVSGLGELVNEDVLRESFFNHFNISVNDIGKVVVIREKIKTTPQMMFSYKTRLESGFKRYLKQNMFCVSLIEPKQADFTYQAFVTFKDPEQGFDACSRLKDNFFIGDNAVSVTPEIQTRLFVLAPIYTRVQKEIVKYCEKVKKEKGGRRLTITHLKNENFVINIDADSIESMVHTRNKIQKMLEGETVDIEQIPTLRYIFTRDGQAKLEKIMNKTDTLILLDHRNTSLTVHGKTFARDMALRKIHKYLEKLSSSKSRVYDLKGDSKPPGLMKAVIMMHDVDLQGLKDLSDLSTVELDHRNHRIRMLGSDKAVDKAVAEIDELMNRLRKQCSIPNSNQPECGICLCEISETEIHRLESCGHPYCRDCIKMNIESTIQSKDFPLKCYQDGCEMLWAWKDFVNMTKQRFCSLQNIIDSSLSCFIRENKDKARYCITPDCPMVYKVSANGGRIVCGVCRVGMCSKCHVEYHNGMSCEIYQIENGNDESGLREWMRRDPNNRKLCPNCYAGIEKDGGCQHMECRDCKMHICWTCMKFFNSGQECYGHMAKVHGSFM from the coding sequence ATGGCCCAAATGACCAAAATCGTCACCCTAATTTTGAAACCAGaaggagagaaaaaaattacaataaatgacTCGAAGGAGCAGATGGACACAAAAAGGAATCGCAGTTCTGTACCAGAGATGCATGAATGCATTTCATCTGAAATGAAAACACAGCTATTAAGTGATAAAGAGCAATGTTTCAATACAATGGATGTGATGCATGAAGCCGTTACAGAAAAGCAAGGCAAATCATGTTTGGGGTTTCCAGAGGATGATCTAAACAATATTTCAGAAGATGTCAAGATCAAGCTCTCTCAAATAAGAACAAACAGAGAATTTTCTTGTACAAATAAATGTGActtaaaaagagagaaaacaaTTTTGCCTCAAGGAAATGGTTTTGTAAATTTCGAAATTCCAGATATGGTGTGTGAGAAAGTTAAAACAGCAAAATACACTGTATTGAAAAAACATACAAAAGATATTTccatacaaattgaaaattcacATGACGAAGATGTTAAGGAAATGGTAAAATCTAGGCAAGAAATAAACCATCCCGATAAAAAGACATTCAAAGCAAATAATTATGCTCCTAAATCAAGTCAGACAGGAAACGCACTTTCTGGTTCAAACACAGTTTCTCATTCTAAAGCAAAACGAAGTTTTGAGTCAAAAACCACAGACGTTAAAAATGACGGAGACTATACTGCGAACAAATCAATTCAGAATCAAGTAGTCAATGTCAAATCAAATGTCACAGAGTTGGATAAAATTACAAAACGAGAAATGGAAGTTTTAGATAGAATGAAATCAAAGTTGACCAAACCTGCAAAAGAAACCAGAGAACAAGACAACTTCATTGTGAAATATGAACCAACACGCAATCAAGAAAgagaaaaattaaaggaaaaaataaatttgaaccGAGATAGTAGAGAATTTGCCGAGGAAAAGCACAATGTTCCAGCAAATTGTAATTCGCACAAAAAGGAAATATCAAAAGGGAActcaaaatatatatctaatGCAACCACTAAAAGTGCATTAAATCCCGAATATATCAATTATTCGATTACTGAAGATGAGAAGAATATATGCAACGGAAGTAAGAAGAAGAGAAATccaaaaagagaaaaaacagAATCTAAATCTAATGAAAGGGAAGGGCAGGTACtatctacaaaaaataaaagagataaaaaaataagcagAGAGAAACAAACGGTTAAGCAGCCAACAGAAAAAATGCCacagtttaaaaatgttgaaagacACACGGAAGACAGGTTGAACTCTTTGACATATACGATGACCGTTTGGCCGCAGCTGAAAGAAATCGATTTGCTCTCTCATCTTGTTGgaattattgttgacataagATTTCGAATAAAGTCCATGGAAAGTGATTCTGTAGGTAATGCAACGAAGGTCGTAATTATCTTTAAAAGTAACGCAGatgcccaaaaatttcaaagttgtCTGAGAGAAAGTGATCGAGGATTGCCTTTTCGATGCCAATTTGAAAGCGATGCTTTGTCTACGACAAAATATAAAAGCATTACAAAAACCTACCAATGTATAGAAGACAGAGCTGTAAAACTTTTAGAAATGCATGGagataaacagaaaaataccGAGGTCAAACTATCTGCATTAggcaatttttctcaaaaaagatttattgaTCTAACAGTTCACGAGGAACGAGAGGCACAGAGAAAGGCTTTAAATGACAAACTGGACGAACTGAAACAACAAAAGATCGAATTCCAGCTTTGCCAGTCCGAAGTAGATAAACAAGTTAAATCTTATAAAGAAGGGAATATAGAGTCTAAGGATATTGATTCTGTGATGAAAAGGTTTGAAGTCGAGTGCTCAAGATTGGAACAGGCATTGCCAATTTATGCAAAAAGAACAGAAATTGTCGATAAAATTCTTCAGAGTCAGGTTTCAATAGTATTAGGTGAGACTGGATCTGGAAAAAGTACACAAATTACTCAATATATCCTTGATTCCGCATTAGGCTCCTCAGGGAAAATTGTTTGTACACAACCACGAAAGGTTGCGGCAATGAGTCTTGCTCAACGAGTGGCATCAGAATTGAATTCAAACGTAGGCGATCTTGTTGGATATCAAGTAGGAATGAAGTCAAAGCTGAGTGAACATACTAAGATATTGTACATGACTGATCATATGCTCTTAAATGAGTGTTTAAAAGATCCATTGTTGATTAACTACTCGTGTGTAGTGATAGATGAGGCACATGAAAGAAGCGTGTATACAGATCTTTTGCTTGGAATGATCAAGAAATGTTTGCCGCAGCGACCGGAATTTCATGTTGTTGTTACGTCTGCAACCATTGATCCCGAAATTTTTGTGCATTATTTTGGAGGACCAGAAATGTGTCCTGTCCTGAAGGTTTCAGGGCGTATGTTTCCTGTTGAGATTGAGTGGATGAAGACTTCATATGGTTCAGAGATAGCTGATGAATACGAAATAAAAGCTATTGAAAAAGCGGCGGAGATTCACGGTCGAGAGCCGCCTGGtgatattttagtttttctaaCTTCACAACTAGAAATTGAACAATGTGCTAAAAAACTCGAGATTTTGCTCAGAGGAATGAAAGATTACTGGATATTACCTTTACATGGAAAACTTCAAACAGACGAACAGAAATTGGTCTTTAAAGATTCTCCAATTGGAAGACGAAAAATTGTTTTGGCTACTAATGTCGCCGAGACTTCCGTGACAATTCCAGGAATAAAATATGTTGTCGATACTGGAGCTGTGAAAGAACTCTCATATGACCCAAGGAAGAAAGTTAGTGCGTTGCGAGTCGTTAAGATCACGAAAAGCTCTGCTGACCAAAGAAAGGGAAGGGCAGGAAGAACAAGTCCAGGAAAATGTTATAGAATATATTCTAAGCAAGATTATGATGCAATGTTATCCACGTCTATCcctgaaatacaaaaaatacactTAGGTCATGCAATCCTGAAGTTGCTGCAACTAGATGTTGACCCTCTTGAATTTGACTTCGTACAAGCGCCGGAAAGAATATCAATGGAAAATGCTTTTGAACACCTTAGTAAGCTTGGTGCAATTGAAGACGGAAAAATTTCTCAATTAGGAAAATGGATTGCGAAGCTTCCATTTGAACCAGCTTTAGGTGTTCTTGTTCACGATTCTGTTAACTGCAATGTTGGGTTAGAAGGTATTATTGTTGCAGCGTCATGCACAGTTTCTGGATGTCTATTTTATCGAGGTGGTACACAAAAGCAAAAAGAAACATCGGATAAACTTAAGGTTCCTTTTTGTCATAAACTAGGCGACCATTTCACCAATCTTTGCGTTTATAAGGAATGGCACGCAgttcaagaaaaacaaaaaggaaagtggtgtaaaaataattcagttaaTGGGAAAGCAATGCGTAGCATTCATGATTGTGCAGGTGAGATCCTTTATGTTTTAAGAAAGGACCTAAACTTAAGTATCAAATTTGAGTTCACTACTTCTTCCAATTTCGAGAGGATTTTGCAGAGGCTATTATTCAGATCATTTCAAAACAACTTGTGTCGTTATCTTGGTCATGAGAAAGCCGGATATTATTTCATAGACAAAAATCAGCAAGTTATTATGCACCCTTCATCTGCATTCCAGTCACTAGCATCTTTTCCGGAATGGGTAATTGTCGAAAGGGTTATGCAAACATCGCGTGATTTTGCCTTAAACATTACAGCTGTGGCAGATGAAGATGTCGAGGAAGCGCTAATTGAAGGTTCCTTAGATTTTGATATCGAAGACGTAGAAAGTAGAAGAGTTGCACATGTTTTAACAGAATATGTTGGTGTTCATGGTCACAGAGAATTTGTAGGTCCTCGGTATAGCAAAGTCAAAGCTATGCAAGAAAATCTTTCCGTGCAGTGTAAAGATTCAGTTTTTGTGATTGATGCAGATCGTGACAAGggaaaaatatctatttttgcACCTGTAAGCTCTACAGAAATTTCAACTTATACATTAAAAACGGCCATAGACCCAATCAAGGAAAGACTTAAGACTGAAACTTTTGAAATCCCTGTGTTGCCAGATTTTCACAACATACGAATTTCAATTGGTGCTGGGGGACAAACTAAGGAACTACTTTATCAAGATGAATACAgtaatgtgtttatttttggtGATGCTGATGCCTTTGGTTCgaataatgaaatgattaaatGGTTTGAACGGTTTGGTCGAATTCAgtcatttatcaaaaaatcaCCGAATAACACAAATCCACGTTACCTGGGTCAAATCATTTATGAAAATGCAGAAAACGCCCTAGCAGCAGTAAATGCGACTAAAAGAAATCAGTATGTTAGTGCAAAGCCCCCCAAAGGAATGGGAAGGTCTGAAGAAGCTGATTTACTAAAAGCTAGGCTTACTTGGTGTAGACGCAAATGCTCTGGCATTGGATTTGTTGAAATTCATAACCAACACAAAATGGATGAAATCATCAGATCAAGTACTTTTAGCAAACTTTCTGTTGGTGGAAAACGAGTAAAAATAACACGAAGTAGGAACAAAAGAAATCCAGATAAGAAAAACGAGGTATTTGTATCAGGTTTAGGGGAACTCGTTAATGAGGATGTTTTGCGTGAAAGTTTCTTCAACCACTTCAACATTTCAGTAAATGATATAGGAAAAGTCGTTGTCATtcgagaaaaaattaaaacgacGCCACAAATGATGTTTTCGTACAAAACTAGACTTGAATCTGGTTTTAAAAGGTACCTGAAGCAAAACATGTTTTGTGTGTCTTTAATTGAACCAAAACAAGCTGATTTTACCTACCAAGCATTTGTCACGTTTAAAGACCCCGAACAAGGTTTTGATGCATGTTCCAGGTTAaaagataacttttttattggaGATAATGCTGTGTCAGTTACTCCTGAAATCCAAACCAGGCTCTTTGTATTGGCGCCAATTTACACACGAGTACAGaaagaaattgtaaaatacTGTGAGAAAGTTAAGAAGGAAAAAGGAGGAAGGCGGCTAACAATAACGCAtctgaaaaatgaaaacttcGTTATCAATATTGACGCAGACAGCATTGAAAGTATGGTTCACACAAGaaacaaaatacagaaaatGCTCGAAGGTGAAACAGTTGACATAGAACAGATTCCAACCCTCCGCTATATTTTCACTCGAGACGGACAGGCAAAATTAGAGAAAATAATGAACAAAACCGATACACTGATTTTGCTTGATCACAGAAATACATCTTTGACCGTTCATGGCAAAACTTTTGCAAGAGATATGGCTTTAAGAAAGATACATAAGTACTTAGAAAAACTGTCTTCTTCAAAATCGCGGGTGTATGACCTAAAAGGGGATTCAAAGCCACCTGGGTTGATGAAAGCTGTGATAATGATGCATGATGTAGATCTTCAAGGTCTAAAAGACTTATCAGATTTATCGACTGTAGAATTAGATCACAGAAATCATAGAATTAGAATGCTAGGGTCTGATAAAGCAGTGGACAAAGCAGTTGCTGAAATCGATGAATTAATGAATCGTCTTCGGAAACAATGTTCTATACCAAACTCAAATCAGCCCGAATGTGGAATATGTCTTTGTGAAATCTCCGAAACTGAGATTCATAGGTTAGAATCTTGTGGGCATCCTTATTGCAGGGATTGCATAAAGATGAATATAGAATCAACAATACAAAGCAAAGACTTTCCACTTAAATGCTACCAAGATGGGTGCGAGATGCTTTGGGCATGGAAAGATTTTGTCAATATGACAAAACAAAGATTCTGCAGCCTTCAGAACATAATAGATTCATCGTTATCTTGTTTTATTAGAGAAAATAAAGACAAAGCGCGATATTGCATAACTCCAGATTGTCCTATGGTCTACAAGGTCAGTGCAAATGGAGGAAGAATTGTTTGCGGAGTTTGTAGGGTTGGTATGTGTAGCAAATGTCATGTCGAATACCATAACGGGATGTCATGTGAAATATACCAAATAGAAAATGGAAATGATGAATCTGGTCTGCGGGAATGGATGCGGCGAGATCCAAATAACAGAAAACTCTGTCCAAATTGTTATGCAGGAATCGAGAAGGATGGTGGTTGTCAGCACATGGAATGTCGAGATTGCAAGATGCACATTTGTTGGACATGCATGAAATTTTTCAACTCTGGGCAAGAATGTTATGGTCATATGGCGAAAGTACATGGGAGTTTTATGTAA